The Mycolicibacterium monacense genome contains the following window.
CGTTGTCGGTGAAGAACGTCTCGATGAGGATCTGGGCGCGGGAGAGCACCCGGCTGAGGTAACGCACTTCCGAGCGCGTCTTGAGCAGTTCGATCGCCGGGTCGACCGCTTCGGGTGACACCCGCACCAGGATGAACGCGGAGACGCTGGCCTCCTTGGCCTTTGGCGTGATCAGCGCGACCATCTCGATGAGTTCCTCTTCGAGCAGGCGGTTGACCCGGTTGCGGATCGTGGTCTCGGTGACCTTGAGCGCCCGGGCGATCTCGGTGTTGGGGATCC
Protein-coding sequences here:
- a CDS encoding Lrp/AsnC family transcriptional regulator; this translates as MTDAIDSKTVRRAPGRPATVPDRRPVLDDLDRQIIRILQNNARIPNTEIARALKVTETTIRNRVNRLLEEELIEMVALITPKAKEASVSAFILVRVSPEAVDPAIELLKTRSEVRYLSRVLSRAQILIETFFTDNDHLLAFQDECLAALPGVQSIDTSLVLRVDKASFEWEI